A genomic region of Papaver somniferum cultivar HN1 chromosome 7, ASM357369v1, whole genome shotgun sequence contains the following coding sequences:
- the LOC113299060 gene encoding protein DETOXIFICATION 35-like — protein MRQKVSNKKDKKKHRYKKKVKIATHKETELVEVVKDKGGGGGGGDQREVGGGGVVVGNTKSDSSSSSSSSFTSTNNKRDTGLTSVLGLMEAPLINGGGNNVEEAVVVDLHHAPTSAIDTCEGDYPLITTFSQAKSICWLESIKLWSIAGPIAFQILCIYGINSVTQIFVGHIGDVELSAIAIALSVISNFSFGFLLGMGSALETLCGQAFGAGQTYMLGIYMQRSWIILLVSCIILTPIYLFATPVLKLLGQRDDISEMAGQFAVLIIPQMFSLAINFPAQKFLQSQSKVGVLAWIGLWALIFHVFLLWLFIYVFGWGTVGAAVAYNISGWIVSLAQVVYVVKWCTDGWKGLSWLAFKEIWAFVRLSLASAVMLCLEIWYMMVLVVLTGHLGDAVIAVGSISICMNINGWEGMLFIGINAAVSVRVSNELGSGHPRAAKYSVMVVVLESLIIGLFFMFVILISRDHFAIIFTSSKELQQAVARLAYLLGVTMVLNSIQPVISGVAVGGGWQALVAYINLACYYIFGLPLGFLLGYKANLGVQGIWAGMLCGTALQTLVLLIIICKTNWTKEAEQASERVKMWGGSGD, from the exons ATGAGGCAAAAAGTAAGTAACAAAAAGGACAAAAAAAAACATAGGtataaaaagaaagtaaaaatagcTACTCACAAGGAAACCGAATTAGTAGAAGTAGTAAAAGataaaggaggaggaggaggaggaggagatcaAAGAGAAGTAGGAGGGGGAGGAGTAGTAGTAGGAAACACAAAGAGCGACTCGTCTTCGTCGTCGTCATCGTCGTTTACGAGTACAAATAACAAGAGAGATACAGGATTGACGTCAGTGTTGGGGTTGATGGAGGCACCGCTTATCAACGGTGGTGGTAACAACGTTGAAGAAGCGGTAGTTGTAGACCTTCATCATGCTCCAACCTCAGCTATTGATACTTGCGAGGGTGATTATCCTCTAATTACGACTTTCTCTCAGGCTAAATCAATATGTTGGCTTGAATCAATCAAGCTTTGGAGTATAGCAGGTCCTATCGCTTTTCAGATACTGTGTATATACGGTATCAATTCTGTTACTCAGATCTTTGTTGGTCATATTGGTGATGTTGAACTCTCTGCCATCGCCATTGCTCTCTCTGTCATCTCCAACTTCTCTTTCGGATTTCTG CTTGGAATGGGAAGTGCACTTGAGACACTATGCGGGCAAGCCTTTGGTGCTGGGCAAACATATATGCTTGGAATTTACATGCAACGCTCTTGGATAATCTTACTTGTGAGTTGCATTATCCTCACTCCCATTTACTTATTCGCGACTCCAGTCCTAAAGCTTCTTGGACAACGAGATGATATCTCAGAAATGGCCGGACAATTCGCGGTCTTAATCATTCCTCAGATGTTTTCACTTGCCATCAATTTTCCAGCCCAAAAGTTCCTTCAATCCCAGAGCAAGGTCGGAGTTCTTGCTTGGATTGGATTATGGGCTTTGATTTTTCACGTTTTTCTACTCTGGCTCTTCATCTACGTATTTGGTTGGGGTACTGTTGGTGCTGCTGTGGCATATAACATCTCAGGTTGGATTGTATCTTTGGCTCAAGTAGTATACGTGGTAAAATGGTGTACAGATGGATGGAAAGGATTGTCTTGGTTGGCATTTAAGGAGATATGGGCTTTTGTTCGACTCTCTTTAGCTTCTGCTGTGATGCTTTGCCTAGAGATATGGTATATGATGGTTTTAGTTGTCCTCACTGGACATCTTGGAGATGCGGTGATCGCAGTTGGGTCAATTTCTATCTG CATGAACATTAATGGATGGGAAGGTATGTTGTTCATTGGAATAAATGCTGCTGTAAG CGTTCGGGTCTCAAAtgaacttggttctggacaccCTAGAGCTGCCAAGTATTCGGTTATGGTTGTAGTTCTCGAGTCTCTCATTATTGGGCTGTTCTTCATGTTTGTTATCTTAATTAGCAGGGATCATTTCGCTATTATATTCACAAGCAGCAAAGAACTTCAACAAGCTGTTGCTCGTCTTGCTTACCTTCTTGGTGTAACCATGGTGCTTAATAGTATCCAACCAGTTATATCAG GTGTTGCGGTTGGAGGTGGATGGCAAGCTTTGGTGGCTTATATTAACCTAGCTTGTTATTACATATTTGGACTTCCGTTGGGTTTCCTTCTGGGTTACAAGGCAAATTTAGGAGTGCAG GGTATTTGGGCTGGAATGCTTTGTGGAACTGCTTTACAAACTTTGGTTCTCTTGATAATCATTTGCAAAACCAACTGGACCAAGGAA GCTGAACAAGCATCAGAACGTGTTAAAATGTGGGGTGGCTCAGGTGATTAA